Below is a window of Bacteroidota bacterium DNA.
AAAATTCTTCAGGTCAACATTATCATTAAACAGTTTGGCAAAACTGCGTCGCACGCCTTCAACTTTTGCTGTGGCAAGATGTTCAAGAATTTCATCAATGTAAAGGTTCGTGAATTGAGGATTGACAACACAGCTTATCTGCACTGCTCTGGCAGCGCGCATTGCAATAGGGTAGATGTCGGCAAAACAATGTTCCAGAGCAATGCGGAATTTCTTGCGGTCGCTTCCTATTTCATTCACAACCCAGTCAATCGTGGCACGCGAGCTGTCAGTTCCGAGTGCTTCTGTGATATCCATTTTTTCTGAGAAATATTTATTAATATGTAATGACAACTTTCCCGTCGCCTACATTTGTTGAACTGTACATCACGCCATTGGTAACACCACCGATGTAGGATGAGCCGCCGCCGCCGCTGCCGCCCCATGAATTGTGGTCGCCGCAGCCACCTGAGCCGCCGCCGTAATATCCGCCGCCACCGGCACCTGCCCAGCTTCCTCCAACGCAACCCCAGTTTCCTCCGTTCCCTAAAGTGCCGTCACTGCCCGGCCCGCCCTGACCTGAATATCCGCTGCCCCAACCACCAATGCCACCGGCCGACTGGCTGCCGCCCGTCCCTTTAATCTGAGAGCCGTAATCCATGCCGTTTTGACCTGTCAGTCCACCGGCATCGCCGCCTGCTATTCCTGTAGCATATCCGCCGCCACCGCCGCCGCCGGCCACGATGATACGATTCGACAGCGCATTTCCGCCGTAGCGGACATCAGAAGCGCCGCCGCCGTTTCCCTGACCGCCGCCATTATATCCGGCACCAATAAACCCGGAGCCTGAACCGCCCACAAAAACAAAAAGCGTATCACCGGGATTCACAGCAAGGTCGCCACGCACATGACCGCCTTTGCCGCCGCCACCGTTGCCACCACCGCTGCCGCCCCAGGCTTCAATATGAACAACCGAAATGGTTGGTGGAACAATAAATATCTGCTGCGTCTGGGTATTGTTGTAAATGGGCTTAACATAGACGGAATCACGCGTTGTAGATGTACAGCCGTTTTTGGTTACCGTGAGCCACATATATTTCCATCCGGGAGGAGAGTTGAACCGGATACCGTAGGGCGCTGTGCCCACGTAATAACCGGGATTGGCACCCGCAAACGTCCAGAAATAGTAATCACCGGTGAGGTTCGTGGCCGAAAAATTCACGCCTTCACCTGCTTCGACAGAATCTTTGCTGATGGTAAAATCGGAAGTGCCGGGCGGTGTTACGCATTTCCCGCACAGTTCGAACCATGCACCGTAGATAAAGGTATTGAAGCACTTTGAGGAAGTATTGAAGATAAGAAGACCTTCAGCCGGATTTACAATGGCATTGCGCTCTGATTCCGACATTCTGGGTATCAGAACGCCTTTATTTGTGCTGCTCACATCGAGCAATGCGGATGGATCGGCAGATGACCCCGTATTGTTAATGGCTGTTCCCTGTGCCTTTGCGCTAAACTGCGACAGCAGCAGCACTGTAAAAAACAAAAAAATGACCTTTGAATGTCGTTTCATTATACCCGGTTCTGAATTATTCCATAAAAGTATA
It encodes the following:
- a CDS encoding glycine-rich protein, whose amino-acid sequence is MKRHSKVIFLFFTVLLLSQFSAKAQGTAINNTGSSADPSALLDVSSTNKGVLIPRMSESERNAIVNPAEGLLIFNTSSKCFNTFIYGAWFELCGKCVTPPGTSDFTISKDSVEAGEGVNFSATNLTGDYYFWTFAGANPGYYVGTAPYGIRFNSPPGWKYMWLTVTKNGCTSTTRDSVYVKPIYNNTQTQQIFIVPPTISVVHIEAWGGSGGGNGGGGKGGHVRGDLAVNPGDTLFVFVGGSGSGFIGAGYNGGGQGNGGGASDVRYGGNALSNRIIVAGGGGGGGYATGIAGGDAGGLTGQNGMDYGSQIKGTGGSQSAGGIGGWGSGYSGQGGPGSDGTLGNGGNWGCVGGSWAGAGGGGYYGGGSGGCGDHNSWGGSGGGGSSYIGGVTNGVMYSSTNVGDGKVVITY